In Candidatus Bathyanammoxibius amoris, the following are encoded in one genomic region:
- a CDS encoding ABC transporter ATP-binding protein/permease: MDPTHMPQQTQNSYRRLLGYAIPYWPTVLLVLSFSLLGALISVLPTQILGIAVDKLNVMEGVVSVTSGEEGAAANISVESKIPLTAPLKSATLYVGREWFPSVDPDYLTFLVLAAAFFLLQAFTSLIAIAHGYFMSGVGQRVIYDMRNEVYQHVQDMPLSYFEDKSTGDIMSRVVNDVNSLEQVVVVPVTTFITDMFKLGWVLFFCFQWDWQLTTLALAVGPFMVIITYSFGRMIRRTYRELRDKVGEMNALIHDNISGIRVIMGFARQDREMERFRLKNEENYRLHVRIYRMFTTYRPIVDLFTETGAVIVLCVGGYKVLNGEMSAGMFVIFFPYLRMVYEPISGLSRFYNQMQRALASTERIFEVLDAPVTLQDAPDAVELSRVRGHVEFKNVYFSYPNGTEVLKDISIEARPGQMVALVGPSGAGKTTLTNLIPRFYDPTRGKILIDGHDLKQINSKSLRRQMAMVLQEPFLFNDTVRSNIKYGRPEAAEEDVVRAAETAGAQQFITELPEGYDTVVGERGIKLSGGQKQRIAIARAILADPRILILDEATSSVDAETEKLIQEAIYKLVENRTTFVIAHRLSTVLSADIIAVLDKGRITEIGTHDELVSQGNLYAKLFQLQFLEREEPVKEGSSASGDDIREEPTIAYDPYDDKDSTPSW, encoded by the coding sequence TTGGACCCCACCCATATGCCCCAGCAGACACAGAATTCATATCGCAGGCTTCTCGGCTACGCAATACCCTACTGGCCTACGGTGCTCCTGGTGCTCTCTTTCTCCTTGCTCGGCGCGCTGATATCGGTACTTCCCACACAGATACTTGGAATTGCCGTAGATAAGTTGAACGTAATGGAGGGAGTAGTATCGGTCACCTCAGGGGAAGAGGGCGCAGCTGCTAACATATCCGTGGAAAGTAAGATACCCCTGACCGCACCGCTAAAGTCAGCTACCCTGTACGTTGGGCGGGAATGGTTCCCGTCCGTGGACCCCGACTACTTGACCTTCCTTGTTTTGGCAGCCGCATTTTTTCTGTTGCAGGCGTTCACCAGTCTGATAGCCATTGCACACGGGTATTTTATGTCTGGAGTGGGGCAAAGGGTTATATACGACATGAGAAATGAGGTCTATCAACACGTCCAGGACATGCCGCTGAGCTATTTTGAGGATAAGAGTACCGGCGACATTATGAGCAGGGTGGTGAACGACGTGAATTCCCTGGAGCAGGTGGTGGTTGTCCCCGTGACCACGTTTATAACCGACATGTTTAAGTTGGGCTGGGTACTGTTTTTTTGTTTCCAGTGGGACTGGCAGCTTACCACGCTTGCCCTGGCGGTCGGGCCGTTTATGGTAATCATTACATACAGTTTCGGCAGGATGATTCGCAGGACCTATCGTGAGCTCAGGGACAAGGTGGGTGAAATGAACGCGCTCATACATGACAACATCTCCGGTATCAGGGTTATTATGGGCTTTGCGCGGCAGGACAGGGAGATGGAGCGGTTCAGGCTGAAGAACGAGGAGAACTACAGGCTGCATGTGCGCATCTACCGTATGTTCACCACGTACAGGCCGATAGTTGACCTGTTTACCGAGACCGGGGCGGTTATCGTGCTCTGTGTGGGTGGTTATAAGGTGCTCAACGGAGAGATGAGCGCAGGGATGTTCGTAATATTCTTCCCGTATCTGCGCATGGTCTATGAGCCTATCTCGGGCCTGAGCAGGTTCTACAACCAGATGCAGCGTGCGCTGGCCTCTACGGAGAGGATTTTCGAGGTGCTGGACGCACCGGTGACCCTGCAGGATGCCCCGGACGCCGTAGAACTTTCCAGGGTCAGGGGCCATGTGGAGTTTAAGAACGTATACTTCAGCTACCCGAACGGGACGGAGGTGCTTAAGGACATCAGCATTGAGGCCCGTCCCGGCCAGATGGTCGCGCTGGTGGGTCCGAGCGGTGCCGGAAAGACCACCCTGACCAATCTTATACCCAGGTTCTATGACCCTACACGGGGAAAAATTCTGATAGACGGTCATGACCTCAAACAAATCAATTCAAAATCGCTTCGCCGGCAGATGGCCATGGTACTGCAGGAGCCGTTTTTGTTTAACGATACGGTGAGAAGCAATATCAAATACGGCAGACCCGAGGCCGCGGAGGAGGATGTAGTACGCGCGGCAGAGACAGCCGGCGCACAGCAGTTTATTACCGAACTTCCCGAAGGATACGATACGGTCGTAGGAGAAAGGGGGATAAAACTCTCAGGGGGACAGAAACAGAGGATAGCCATCGCCCGGGCCATTCTGGCAGACCCGCGGATACTCATCCTGGACGAGGCGACATCATCGGTGGACGCCGAAACGGAAAAGCTAATACAAGAAGCCATCTACAAGCTGGTTGAAAACCGGACAACCTTTGTTATTGCCCACAGGCTCTCAACCGTACTGAGCGCGGATATTATCGCCGTACTGGATAAGGGAAGGATAACAGAGATAGGCACGCATGACGAGCTCGTGTCCCAGGGTAATCTTTACGCAAAACTCTTTCAGCTGCAGTTTCTTGAGAGGGAGGAGCCCGTTAAGGAGGGTTCCTCCGCTTCAGGTGATGATATCCGGGAAGAACCCACAATTGCTTATGACCCGTATGACGACAAAGACAGCACGCCGTCGTGGTAG
- a CDS encoding antibiotic biosynthesis monooxygenase — translation MAVLSVFNIEVHPEQEQAFVADVMAIFPIALKQKGLKSATAFVPVGEKHKYMVLTEWDNEDSIAAWMENPDHKKLIAKAGQYVKDHNIKRYKC, via the coding sequence GGCCGTATTAAGCGTGTTCAACATCGAGGTACATCCTGAGCAAGAACAGGCCTTCGTGGCGGATGTTATGGCGATTTTTCCGATCGCGCTGAAACAGAAGGGGCTAAAGAGCGCAACGGCATTTGTCCCGGTGGGCGAGAAGCACAAATATATGGTCCTGACAGAGTGGGACAACGAGGATAGCATCGCCGCCTGGATGGAAAATCCAGACCACAAGAAGCTCATAGCGAAGGCAGGACAGTACGTTAAGGACCACAACATAAAGAGATACAAATGTTAG